A portion of the Streptococcus sp. Marseille-Q6470 genome contains these proteins:
- a CDS encoding ABC transporter ATP-binding protein, with translation MTAIVELKNATKIVKNGFDEEKIILNDVSLDIYEHDFITILGGNGAGKSTLFNSIAGTLPLTSGTIRIMGEDVTHFSPEKRAKYLSRVFQDPKMGTAPRMTVAENLLIAKFRGEKRGLFPRRLSAYKEEFQATIEKVGNGLEKHLDTPIEFLSGGQRQALSLLMATLKRPELLLLDEHTAALDPKTSVALMELTNDFVNKDHLTALMITHHMEDALKYGNRLIVMKEGRIIQDLSKDEKAKMKISDYYQLFE, from the coding sequence ATGACAGCAATTGTAGAATTGAAAAATGCCACAAAAATTGTGAAAAATGGCTTTGACGAGGAAAAAATTATCCTAAACGATGTTTCTCTGGATATATACGAACATGACTTCATCACAATCCTGGGTGGAAATGGTGCAGGGAAATCAACTCTCTTTAATAGCATTGCAGGAACTTTGCCCCTGACTAGTGGGACTATCCGTATTATGGGAGAGGATGTGACTCATTTCAGCCCTGAAAAACGTGCCAAGTACCTTTCTCGTGTCTTCCAGGATCCCAAGATGGGAACTGCCCCTCGTATGACGGTTGCAGAAAATCTCTTGATTGCTAAGTTTCGTGGTGAAAAACGTGGTCTATTTCCAAGAAGACTATCAGCTTACAAAGAAGAATTTCAAGCAACCATTGAGAAAGTCGGAAATGGTCTAGAAAAACACTTGGATACACCGATTGAATTCTTGTCAGGTGGACAAAGACAGGCCTTGAGCCTCTTGATGGCAACTTTGAAACGTCCTGAACTACTTTTGTTAGATGAACATACAGCTGCCCTTGATCCTAAAACAAGTGTTGCCTTGATGGAATTGACAAATGACTTTGTCAATAAGGACCATCTGACTGCTCTGATGATTACCCACCATATGGAAGATGCTCTCAAGTATGGAAATCGTCTCATTGTTATGAAGGAAGGACGAATCATCCAAGATTTAAGCAAGGATGAAAAAGCCAAGATGAAGATTTCAGATTACTATCAGTTGTTTGAATAA
- a CDS encoding glycosyltransferase family 4 protein, whose protein sequence is MRIGLFTDTYFPQVSGVATSIRTLKTELEKQGHAVFIFTTTDKDVNRYEDWQIIRIPSVPFFAFKDRRFAYRGFTKALEIAKQYKLDIIHTQTEFSLGLLGIWIARELKIPVIHTYHTQYEDYVHYIAKGMLIRPGMVKYLVRGFLHDVDGVICPSEIVRDLLSDYKVKVEKRVIPTGIELAKFERPEIGPEQISDLRDKLGIKKSEKMLLSLSRVSYEKNIQAVLKALPDVLKEEPNVKLVVAGDGPYLDNLKEQAEDLKIQDSVIFTGMIPPNETALYYKTADFFISASTSETQGLTYLESLASKTPVIAHGNPYLDNLINDKMFGTLYYEERDLAGAILEALLATPLMDEKHLAEKLYEISAENFGRRVHEFYLDVIISNNFAKEIGADEPVTKRILKTVFYIPQQAVTMPVKGSKRMLKASRKQLRNLRKYIND, encoded by the coding sequence ATGCGAATTGGATTATTTACAGATACTTATTTCCCACAGGTCTCGGGTGTTGCGACCAGTATTCGAACCTTAAAAACTGAGCTTGAAAAGCAAGGGCATGCAGTCTTTATCTTTACGACAACTGATAAGGATGTTAATCGCTATGAAGACTGGCAAATTATCCGTATTCCTAGTGTTCCTTTCTTTGCTTTTAAAGACCGTCGTTTCGCTTACCGTGGATTTACGAAAGCTCTTGAGATTGCGAAACAATACAAACTCGATATTATTCATACCCAAACTGAGTTTTCTCTTGGTTTATTGGGAATTTGGATTGCTCGAGAACTGAAAATCCCAGTCATTCATACATATCATACCCAATATGAGGATTATGTCCACTATATTGCTAAGGGTATGTTGATTCGTCCAGGTATGGTCAAGTATCTTGTGAGAGGATTTCTTCATGACGTTGATGGAGTCATTTGTCCGAGTGAAATTGTGCGTGATTTGTTATCTGATTATAAGGTAAAGGTTGAAAAGCGTGTCATTCCTACAGGGATTGAACTTGCCAAGTTTGAACGGCCTGAGATTGGTCCTGAGCAAATCAGTGACCTCCGAGATAAACTTGGTATCAAGAAAAGTGAAAAGATGCTTCTAAGTCTTTCTCGTGTTTCGTACGAGAAGAATATTCAAGCAGTTCTTAAAGCTTTACCAGATGTCCTAAAAGAAGAACCAAATGTTAAACTGGTTGTAGCTGGAGATGGACCTTATTTAGACAACCTTAAGGAGCAAGCAGAAGATTTAAAAATTCAAGATTCTGTTATCTTTACAGGTATGATACCGCCAAATGAGACGGCACTCTATTATAAGACAGCTGATTTCTTCATATCGGCTTCTACAAGTGAAACTCAGGGATTGACTTATCTGGAAAGTTTAGCTAGTAAGACACCTGTTATTGCCCATGGTAATCCTTATTTGGATAATCTCATCAATGATAAAATGTTCGGAACCCTTTATTATGAGGAAAGGGACTTGGCAGGAGCGATTCTTGAGGCTTTACTTGCTACTCCACTGATGGATGAAAAACACTTGGCTGAAAAGTTATATGAAATTTCTGCTGAGAATTTTGGTAGAAGAGTCCATGAATTTTATCTAGACGTTATTATTTCAAATAATTTTGCCAAAGAAATAGGGGCTGACGAACCTGTTACAAAACGTATTTTAAAGACAGTCTTCTATATCCCGCAACAGGCTGTTACTATGCCAGTTAAAGGTTCGAAGCGTATGCTTAAGGCATCTAGAAAACAATTAAGAAATTTAAGAAAATATATAAATGATTAA
- the obgE gene encoding GTPase ObgE produces MSMFLDTAKIKVKAGNGGDGMVAFRREKYVPNGGPWGGDGGRGGNVVFVVDEGLRTLMDFRYNRHFKAQSGEKGMTKGMHGRGAEDLIVRVPQGTTVRDAETGKIITDLIENGQEFIVAHGGRGGRGNIRFATPKNPAPEISENGEPGQERELQLELKILADVGLVGFPSVGKSTLLSVITSAKPKIGAYHFTTIVPNLGMVCTQSGESFAVADLPGLIEGASQGVGLGTQFLRHIERTRVILHIIDMSASEGRDPYEDYLAINKELESYNLRLMERPQIIVANKMDMPESQENLEEFKKKLAANYDEFEELPPIFPISGLTKQGLAPLLDATAELLDKTPEFLLYDESEMEEEAYYGFDEEEKPFEIGRDDDATWVLSGEKLMKLFNMTNFDRDESVMKFARQLRGMGVDEALRARGAKDGDLVRIGKFEFEFVD; encoded by the coding sequence ATGAGTATGTTTTTAGATACAGCCAAGATTAAAGTAAAGGCTGGTAATGGTGGCGATGGCATGGTTGCCTTTCGTCGTGAAAAATACGTCCCTAATGGTGGACCATGGGGCGGTGATGGAGGACGTGGTGGTAACGTTGTTTTCGTTGTAGACGAAGGTTTACGTACCCTTATGGACTTCCGTTACAATCGTCATTTCAAAGCCCAATCTGGCGAGAAGGGAATGACCAAAGGGATGCACGGTAGAGGGGCAGAAGACTTGATTGTCCGTGTGCCTCAAGGAACAACCGTGCGTGACGCTGAAACAGGAAAAATTATTACAGATTTGATTGAGAATGGGCAAGAATTCATTGTGGCCCACGGTGGTCGTGGTGGTCGAGGAAATATCCGTTTTGCAACACCAAAAAATCCTGCACCAGAAATCTCAGAAAATGGAGAACCAGGTCAGGAACGTGAATTACAGTTAGAACTTAAAATTCTTGCGGATGTTGGCTTAGTTGGCTTCCCATCTGTCGGTAAATCAACACTCCTTAGCGTGATTACCTCTGCTAAGCCAAAAATTGGTGCCTACCACTTTACGACAATTGTTCCAAATCTTGGTATGGTTTGTACCCAGTCCGGTGAATCCTTTGCCGTTGCAGACCTTCCTGGATTGATTGAAGGTGCTAGCCAAGGTGTTGGACTAGGAACTCAGTTCTTGCGCCATATCGAGCGTACTCGTGTTATCCTACATATCATTGATATGTCAGCTAGCGAAGGACGTGATCCTTACGAGGACTATCTAGCAATCAATAAGGAACTTGAATCTTACAATCTTCGTCTGATGGAGCGTCCACAGATTATTGTTGCCAATAAAATGGATATGCCTGAGAGTCAAGAAAACCTTGAAGAATTCAAGAAAAAATTGGCTGCTAATTATGATGAATTTGAAGAATTACCACCAATCTTCCCAATTTCAGGTTTGACTAAGCAAGGACTTGCACCGCTATTAGACGCAACGGCTGAGCTTCTTGATAAAACGCCAGAATTCCTTCTTTATGACGAATCAGAAATGGAAGAAGAGGCTTACTATGGCTTCGATGAAGAAGAAAAACCATTTGAGATTGGTCGTGACGATGATGCAACATGGGTTCTTTCAGGTGAAAAACTCATGAAACTCTTTAATATGACTAACTTTGACCGTGATGAGTCTGTCATGAAGTTTGCTCGTCAGTTGCGTGGTATGGGTGTTGATGAAGCTCTTCGTGCTCGTGGCGCTAAGGACGGCGACCTTGTCCGTATTGGAAAATTTGAGTTTGAATTTGTAGACTAG
- the trpX gene encoding tryptophan ABC transporter substrate-binding protein — translation MNKRLIGIIAALALVVGGSLVYSNLTKQDAKTETANKTAKVGVLQFVSHPSLDLIYQGIQDGLAEEGYKGDQVKIDFMNSEGDQSKVATMSKQLVANGNDVVVGIATPAAQGLASATKDLPIIMAAITDPVGANLVQNLEKPGGNITGVSDHNPAEQQVELIKTLTPDVKIVGALYSSSEDNSKSQVEEFKAYAEKAGLKVETFAVPSTNEIASTVNVMTGKVDAIWVPIDNTIASAFSTVVSSNQTAKKPIYPSATAMVEAGGLASVVVDQHDLGVATGKMIAKVLKGEKPADTPVNVFSTGKSVINKKVAQELGITIPESVLKEAGQVIE, via the coding sequence ATGAATAAACGTTTAATTGGTATTATTGCAGCACTAGCACTTGTAGTTGGAGGAAGCTTGGTCTACTCTAACTTAACGAAACAAGATGCTAAAACCGAGACAGCTAACAAAACTGCTAAAGTTGGTGTTCTACAGTTCGTCAGTCACCCATCGCTTGACTTGATTTACCAAGGTATCCAAGATGGACTTGCTGAAGAAGGCTATAAAGGCGACCAAGTTAAAATAGACTTTATGAACTCAGAAGGTGACCAAAGTAAGGTTGCGACAATGAGTAAACAATTGGTAGCAAACGGAAACGATGTCGTTGTCGGAATTGCAACACCTGCAGCTCAAGGTCTAGCAAGTGCAACAAAAGACCTTCCTATTATCATGGCAGCTATTACAGACCCAGTTGGAGCTAACCTTGTACAAAACTTGGAAAAACCAGGTGGAAACATCACAGGGGTATCCGACCATAACCCTGCTGAACAACAGGTTGAATTGATTAAAACATTGACTCCTGATGTCAAGATAGTTGGAGCTCTTTACTCAAGTAGCGAAGATAACTCAAAATCACAAGTCGAAGAGTTCAAAGCTTACGCAGAAAAAGCTGGTTTGAAAGTAGAAACATTCGCAGTTCCATCAACTAACGAAATTGCTTCAACAGTTAATGTTATGACTGGGAAAGTTGATGCTATTTGGGTTCCAATTGACAACACAATCGCATCTGCGTTCTCAACTGTAGTATCAAGCAACCAAACAGCTAAAAAACCAATCTACCCAAGTGCGACTGCCATGGTAGAAGCAGGTGGTTTGGCATCAGTCGTTGTGGACCAACACGATCTTGGTGTTGCTACCGGTAAGATGATTGCCAAAGTCTTGAAGGGTGAAAAACCTGCAGATACACCAGTTAATGTCTTCTCAACTGGTAAATCAGTTATCAACAAAAAAGTGGCTCAAGAACTTGGAATTACTATTCCCGAATCAGTTCTAAAAGAAGCTGGTCAAGTGATTGAATAA
- a CDS encoding metal-sulfur cluster assembly factor, translating into MAYTEEQIETIKTKILSALEEVIDPELGIDIVNLGLIYEIRFDGDTGDTEIDMTLTTMGCPLADLLTDQIYDAMTDVLEVTNVEVKLVWYPAWTVEKMSRYARIALGIK; encoded by the coding sequence ATGGCTTATACAGAAGAGCAAATTGAAACTATCAAAACGAAAATCTTATCTGCATTAGAAGAGGTTATCGACCCAGAATTAGGAATCGATATCGTCAACCTAGGTCTGATTTATGAGATTCGATTTGATGGTGATACCGGTGATACTGAGATTGATATGACCTTAACGACTATGGGTTGTCCATTGGCAGACCTCTTGACCGATCAAATTTATGATGCAATGACTGATGTTCTAGAGGTTACCAACGTTGAAGTAAAATTAGTTTGGTATCCAGCTTGGACGGTTGAAAAAATGAGTCGCTATGCACGTATCGCTTTAGGTATTAAATAG
- a CDS encoding glycosyltransferase family 4 protein, with product MEKEKLRINMLSSSEKVAGQGVSGAYRELVQLLKRDAKDQLIVTENLPVEADVTHFHTIDLPYYLSTFQKKRSGRRIGYVHFLPDTLEGSLKIPFFLKGIVKRYVFSFYDRMEHLVVVNPTFIEDLVAAGIPREKVTYIPNFVNKEKWHPLPLDQVSQLRQDMGISEEQFVVVGAGQVQKRKGIDDFITLAEELPDITFIWAGGFSFGGITDGYERYKKIMDNPPENLIFPGIVEPERMRELYALADLFLLPSYNELFPMTILEAASCEAPIMLRDLDLYKVILEGNYRPTTDVEEMKEAILEYRAHPEALKELKERAKAISKEYSEEHLLEIWLKFYREQAALGKK from the coding sequence ATGGAAAAAGAGAAATTACGCATCAATATGCTAAGTTCGAGTGAAAAGGTAGCAGGACAAGGTGTTTCTGGAGCTTACCGTGAACTTGTGCAACTTTTGAAACGTGATGCGAAAGACCAACTAATTGTAACGGAGAATCTTCCTGTAGAAGCTGATGTTACTCATTTTCATACAATCGACCTTCCTTATTATCTGTCAACTTTTCAAAAGAAGCGATCAGGTCGTAGGATTGGTTATGTCCACTTCTTGCCTGACACCTTAGAAGGTAGTTTGAAGATTCCATTCTTCCTAAAAGGGATTGTTAAGCGCTATGTGTTTTCTTTTTATGACCGTATGGAACACTTGGTTGTGGTCAATCCTACTTTTATCGAAGATTTGGTTGCAGCTGGTATTCCTCGTGAAAAGGTGACCTATATCCCTAACTTTGTTAACAAAGAAAAATGGCATCCATTACCATTAGATCAAGTTTCTCAACTGCGTCAAGATATGGGAATAAGTGAGGAACAGTTTGTAGTAGTGGGAGCTGGGCAGGTTCAAAAGCGTAAGGGAATCGATGATTTCATCACTCTTGCGGAGGAACTACCGGATATCACCTTTATTTGGGCTGGAGGCTTCTCTTTTGGTGGGATTACAGATGGTTATGAACGCTATAAAAAAATCATGGATAATCCTCCAGAGAATCTGATTTTCCCTGGAATTGTTGAGCCAGAACGGATGAGAGAGCTGTATGCTTTGGCAGATTTGTTCTTACTTCCTAGCTATAATGAGCTCTTTCCGATGACTATTCTAGAAGCTGCGAGTTGTGAAGCTCCCATTATGCTTCGGGACTTAGATCTTTATAAGGTGATTCTAGAAGGAAATTACAGACCAACCACCGATGTGGAAGAGATGAAAGAAGCCATTTTGGAATACAGAGCGCATCCAGAAGCACTAAAAGAATTAAAAGAGAGGGCTAAGGCTATTTCAAAAGAATACTCAGAAGAGCATCTTTTAGAAATCTGGCTAAAATTCTATCGGGAGCAAGCAGCTTTAGGAAAAAAATGA
- a CDS encoding ABC transporter permease — protein MIVSIISQGFVWAILGLGIFMTFRILNFPDMTTEGSFPLGGAVAVTLITQGVNPFLATLVAVGAGCLAGLATGLLYTKGKIPTLLSGILVMTSCHSIMLMIMGRANLGLLGTKQIQDVLPFSSEVNQLFTGLIFVTLVILVMLFFLDTKLGQAYIATGDNPDMARSFGINTGRMELMGLVLSNGVIALAGALIAQQEGYADVSRGIGVIVVGLASLIIGEVLFKSLTLAERLVTIVVGSISYQFLVWGVIALGFNTSYLRLYSALILATCLVIPTLKDKYLKGVKISK, from the coding sequence ATGATAGTATCGATTATCTCTCAAGGATTCGTCTGGGCTATTCTGGGTTTGGGAATCTTTATGACTTTTCGAATCCTCAACTTTCCAGATATGACAACCGAGGGTTCCTTCCCACTTGGAGGAGCGGTAGCAGTAACTCTAATTACACAAGGTGTTAATCCTTTTCTTGCTACCTTAGTAGCTGTTGGAGCAGGTTGTCTTGCAGGTTTAGCGACTGGTTTACTCTATACTAAAGGTAAAATTCCAACTCTCTTGTCAGGAATTCTAGTCATGACTTCCTGTCATTCTATCATGCTCATGATAATGGGACGTGCCAATCTTGGACTTTTGGGAACTAAACAAATCCAGGACGTTCTTCCATTCTCATCTGAGGTTAATCAATTGTTTACAGGTTTGATTTTTGTGACTTTGGTTATTTTAGTGATGCTTTTCTTCCTAGATACTAAACTTGGACAAGCTTATATTGCTACTGGTGATAATCCGGATATGGCTCGTAGTTTTGGTATCAATACGGGACGTATGGAGTTGATGGGCTTGGTCTTGTCAAATGGTGTGATCGCACTTGCTGGCGCTCTTATTGCTCAACAAGAAGGCTATGCAGATGTTTCTCGTGGTATCGGGGTTATCGTGGTTGGTCTTGCAAGCTTAATTATCGGTGAAGTACTCTTTAAGAGTCTTACATTAGCAGAACGCTTGGTTACTATTGTCGTTGGTTCTATTAGCTACCAATTCTTGGTATGGGGAGTCATTGCTCTTGGCTTTAATACTAGCTACCTCCGTCTATACAGTGCTCTTATCCTAGCAACTTGTCTAGTTATTCCAACCCTTAAGGATAAATACTTGAAAGGAGTCAAGATAAGCAAATGA
- the rpoD gene encoding RNA polymerase sigma factor RpoD has protein sequence MAKKQKEVTTFDVQVAEFIRNHKKTGTATDDEINNVLVIPFALDVEGIENLLQRIQDAGIAITDNEGNPSERVLSTEEEPELSDEDLIGSTSAKVNDPVRMYLKEIGVVPLLTNEEEKELALAVEAGDVEAKQRLAEANLRLVVSIAKRYVGRGMQFLDLIQEGNMGLMKAVDKFDYSKGFKFSTYATWWIRQAITRAIADQARTIRIPVHMVETINKLVREQRNLLQELGQDPTPEQIAERMDMTPDKVREILKIAQEPVSLETPIGEEDDSHLGDFIEDEVIENPVDYTTRIVLREQLDEVLDTLTDREENVLRLRFGLDDGKMRTLEDVGKVFNVTRERIRQIEAKALRKLRQPSRSKPLRDFIED, from the coding sequence ATGGCAAAAAAACAAAAAGAAGTAACAACTTTTGATGTCCAAGTCGCTGAGTTTATTCGTAACCATAAGAAAACTGGTACTGCGACAGATGATGAAATTAACAATGTCCTTGTAATCCCTTTTGCTCTTGATGTTGAAGGAATTGAAAATCTGTTGCAACGTATTCAAGATGCTGGTATTGCAATCACTGATAACGAAGGAAATCCAAGTGAACGTGTCTTAAGCACAGAGGAAGAACCAGAACTTAGCGATGAAGACTTAATTGGTTCAACATCTGCCAAAGTGAATGACCCTGTCCGCATGTACTTAAAGGAAATCGGTGTCGTACCTCTTCTTACAAACGAAGAAGAAAAAGAGTTGGCCCTTGCCGTTGAAGCAGGAGATGTAGAAGCGAAACAACGTCTAGCAGAGGCTAACCTTCGTTTGGTAGTCTCTATCGCGAAACGCTATGTTGGACGCGGTATGCAATTCCTTGACTTGATCCAAGAAGGGAATATGGGATTGATGAAAGCCGTTGATAAATTTGACTACTCTAAAGGTTTCAAATTCTCAACTTACGCAACTTGGTGGATTCGTCAGGCTATTACACGTGCCATTGCTGACCAAGCTCGTACCATTCGTATTCCAGTTCACATGGTAGAAACCATCAACAAACTTGTTCGTGAGCAGCGTAACCTTCTTCAAGAGTTGGGACAAGATCCTACTCCTGAACAAATTGCTGAACGTATGGATATGACACCTGATAAGGTTCGTGAGATCTTGAAGATTGCTCAAGAGCCAGTGTCTCTTGAAACACCTATTGGTGAAGAGGACGACAGCCATCTTGGTGACTTTATCGAGGACGAAGTGATTGAAAATCCAGTAGACTACACAACTCGTATCGTCTTGCGTGAGCAGTTGGATGAAGTGCTAGACACCTTGACTGACCGTGAAGAAAATGTATTGCGTCTTCGTTTTGGTCTTGATGATGGAAAGATGCGCACTTTAGAAGATGTTGGTAAAGTCTTCAATGTCACTCGTGAGCGTATCCGTCAAATTGAGGCTAAGGCCTTGAGAAAACTTCGCCAGCCTAGTCGTAGTAAACCACTTCGTGACTTTATCGAAGATTAA
- a CDS encoding DUF4044 domain-containing protein → MAFGDNGKRKKTFFEKLTMFVVLVMLFVTLAGIFATAIGVFSRF, encoded by the coding sequence ATGGCATTCGGTGATAATGGTAAACGTAAAAAAACATTCTTTGAAAAACTTACAATGTTTGTAGTATTAGTAATGTTATTTGTAACATTGGCAGGTATCTTTGCTACTGCCATTGGTGTATTTAGCAGATTCTAA
- a CDS encoding PspC domain-containing protein produces MKKKFMRSGRDQKIGGVCAGLANYFDIDPTIVRVIWGVLAFCYGAGLIAYLILWAIAPVSDEY; encoded by the coding sequence ATGAAAAAGAAATTTATGAGAAGTGGTAGAGATCAAAAAATCGGTGGTGTATGCGCTGGTTTAGCTAATTATTTTGATATCGACCCTACAATCGTACGTGTTATTTGGGGAGTTTTGGCTTTCTGTTATGGTGCTGGACTTATTGCTTATTTAATCTTGTGGGCAATCGCTCCTGTATCAGATGAATATTAA
- the dnaG gene encoding DNA primase: MVDKRVIEEIKNNTNIVEIIGEVISLQKSGRNFLGLCPFHGEKTPSFNVVEDKQFYHCFGCGRSGDVFKFIEEYQQVTFSDAVRILGERLGMHLEAPVHNPVPHTSPHQNLYDMHDNAARFYHAILMTTKMGEEARNYLYKRGLTDDVIKHFMIGLAPAERSYLYQRLADDYSEKDLLDSGLFYISESNQFFDTFHNRIIFPLSNDQGKVIAFSGRIWQETDSQTAKYKNSRATAIFNKSYELYHLDRVKKGSGKAPEIYLMEGFMDVIAAYRAGIENAVASMGTALTSEHVEHLKRFTKKVIITYDGDKAGQAATAKALDELSDLPVQIVQIPDAMDPDEYLQKNSAEDLAYLLANTRISPIEFYIHHYKPSNSENLQAQIDFIEKIAPLIVKEPSITAQNTYIHLLTDHLPSFDYQQVEHIINESRVRQRQEKVKQVVNPTPITMSVSKQLTAVMRAEAHILYRMMEHPLVLNDYRLRDDFVFETPEFQTLYGLLIDNGSISSEDLANQTREVENAWYQVLALDLPSEMSPEELKEVEESRNRALLNQQNLQIKKKVQEASHVGDTETALEELERLIAQKRRME, from the coding sequence ATGGTTGACAAGAGAGTCATCGAAGAAATCAAAAACAATACCAATATTGTCGAAATCATAGGAGAAGTGATTTCTTTACAAAAATCTGGACGGAACTTTTTGGGGCTCTGTCCTTTTCATGGTGAAAAGACCCCTTCCTTTAACGTGGTCGAAGATAAGCAATTTTACCACTGTTTTGGTTGTGGTCGTTCTGGAGACGTCTTTAAGTTTATAGAGGAGTATCAACAAGTAACTTTTTCAGATGCGGTAAGGATTTTAGGTGAGCGTCTGGGGATGCACCTGGAAGCTCCTGTACATAACCCTGTCCCACACACGTCACCCCATCAAAATCTCTACGATATGCATGATAACGCTGCACGCTTTTATCATGCAATCCTCATGACGACTAAAATGGGTGAGGAGGCGAGAAACTATCTCTATAAACGTGGCTTGACTGATGATGTCATTAAACACTTTATGATTGGTCTAGCTCCAGCAGAACGCTCTTATCTTTATCAGCGTTTAGCAGACGATTATAGTGAGAAGGACTTGCTGGATTCAGGTCTATTTTATATATCTGAGAGTAACCAATTTTTTGATACTTTCCATAACCGGATTATATTTCCACTCTCAAACGACCAAGGAAAGGTAATTGCTTTCTCTGGACGGATTTGGCAAGAGACGGATTCTCAAACTGCCAAGTATAAAAATAGTCGAGCGACGGCAATTTTTAACAAGAGTTACGAATTATATCATTTGGATAGGGTAAAAAAAGGTTCTGGTAAAGCTCCTGAAATTTATCTGATGGAAGGCTTTATGGATGTCATTGCAGCCTACCGGGCTGGTATTGAAAATGCAGTAGCTTCCATGGGAACAGCTCTAACTAGTGAACATGTTGAGCATCTCAAACGCTTTACTAAAAAAGTGATTATCACTTATGATGGTGACAAAGCGGGGCAGGCTGCAACTGCCAAAGCCCTAGATGAACTTAGCGATTTGCCTGTGCAGATTGTTCAAATTCCTGATGCTATGGACCCAGATGAATACTTGCAGAAAAATTCTGCAGAAGACCTGGCTTATCTCTTGGCCAATACTCGTATCAGTCCGATTGAGTTTTATATCCATCATTACAAACCTAGTAATAGTGAAAATCTACAAGCACAGATTGATTTTATCGAGAAAATTGCACCTCTTATCGTCAAAGAACCTTCTATCACAGCCCAGAACACCTATATTCATTTACTGACTGATCATTTACCATCTTTTGATTATCAACAAGTTGAGCACATCATCAACGAAAGTCGTGTTAGACAAAGACAAGAAAAAGTGAAACAGGTTGTTAATCCGACACCAATTACTATGTCGGTTTCTAAACAATTGACGGCAGTCATGAGAGCTGAAGCACATATTCTTTATCGTATGATGGAGCACCCCCTTGTGTTGAATGATTATCGTTTGAGAGATGATTTTGTATTTGAAACTCCAGAGTTTCAGACCTTGTATGGACTCTTGATTGATAATGGTTCGATATCTTCTGAAGACTTAGCAAATCAGACTAGAGAAGTGGAAAATGCTTGGTACCAAGTGTTAGCCTTGGATCTACCTTCTGAAATGTCTCCAGAAGAACTAAAAGAAGTGGAAGAGTCTCGTAATCGTGCTCTTTTGAATCAACAAAACTTGCAAATCAAAAAGAAGGTTCAGGAAGCTAGTCATGTAGGTGATACAGAAACTGCTTTAGAAGAGCTTGAACGCTTAATTGCCCAAAAAAGAAGAATGGAGTAA